A stretch of the Salminus brasiliensis chromosome 23, fSalBra1.hap2, whole genome shotgun sequence genome encodes the following:
- the LOC140545571 gene encoding myosin-7-like, with amino-acid sequence MGDAEMSVFGAAAPYLRKSERERLEAQTRQFDMKKECFVPDPEKEFVKASITSREGDKVTVQTEAGKTLTFKDSQILQQNPPKFDKIEDMAMLTFLHEPAVLFNLKERYAAWMIYTYSGLFCVTVNPYKWLPVYNQEVVIAYRGKKRSEAPPHIFSISDNAYQYMLADRENQSILITGESGAGKTVNTKRVIQYFASIAASGAKKDAAAQNKGTLEDQIIQANPALEAFGNAKTIRNDNSSRFGKFIRIHFDTRGKLASADIETYLLEKSRVIFQLKAERDYHIFYQILSNKKPEILEMLLVTQNPYDYSFISQGETTVPSIDDAEELMATDNAFDVLGFTQEEKNSVYKLTGAIMHYGNMKFKQKQREEQAEADGTEDADKAAYLMGLNSADLIKGLCHPRVKVGNEWVTKGQNVQQVNYAVGALSKAVYEKMFLWMVVRINQSLETKQPRQYFIGVLDIAGFEIFDFNTFEQLCINFTNEKLQQFFNHHMFVLEQEEYKKEGIEWEFIDFGMDLQACIDLIEKPMGIMSILEEECMFPKATDATFKAKLYDNHLGKSSNFQKPRIVKGKAEAHFALVHYAGTVDYNINNWLVKNKDPLNETVVGLYQKSSLKLLSYLFAHYASADSAMSESSSGKKEKKKKGSSFQTVSALHRENLNKLMTNLRSTHPHFVRCIIPNETKTPGAMDNPLVMHQLRCNGVLEGIRICRKGFPNRILYGDFKQRYRILNPAAIPEGQFIDSRKGAEKLLGSLDIDIQQYRFGHTKVFFKAGLLGQLEEMRDERLSKIITGIQARSRGLLSRIEYQKMVERRDALLVIQWNVRAFMGVKNWPWMKLFFKIKPLLRSAEAEKEMANMKEEFLKLKEAYAKSESRRKELEEKMVSLLQEKNDLQLQVQAEQDNLCDAEERCEGLIKNKIQMEAKIKELTERLEDEEEINAELTAKKRKLEDECSELKKDIDDLELTLAKVEKEKHATENKVKNLTEEMAALDEIIAKLTKEKKALQEAHQQALDDLQSEEDKVNSLTKAKVKLEQQVDDLEGSLEQEKKVRMDLERAKRKLEGDLKLTQESIMDLENDKQQLEERLKKKDFEIAQLNSKIEDEQAMIAQLQKKLKELQARVEELEEELEAERAARAKVEKQRADLARELEEISERLEEAGGATAAQIEMNKKREAEFQKLRRDLEEATLHHEATAATLRKKQADSVAELGEQIDNLQRIKQKLEKEKSELKLELDDVVSSMEQIVKSKTNLEKVSRTLEDQLNEYRNKCEENQRSLNDFSTQKAKLQTENDELSRQLEEKESLIFQLTRGKQSYSQQLEDLKRQLEEEMKAKNALAHAVQSVRHDSDLLREQYEEEQEAKAELQRSLSKANAEVAQWRTKYETDAIQRTEELEDAKKKLAQRLQDAEEAVEAVNAKCSSLEKTKHRLQNEIEDLMVDMERSNAAAAALDKKQRNFDKVLSEWKQKYEESQCELESSQKEARSLSTELFKLKNSYEESLDHLETLKRENKILQEEITDLTEQLGEGGKTVHELEKVRKQLEQEKAEIQAALEEAEGSLEHEEGKILRAQLEFNQIKADIERKLTEKDEEMEQSKRNLLRTIDTLQSSLEAETRSRNEALRVKKKMEGDLNEMEIQLSQANRQAAEAQKQLKSLHANLKDCQLQLDDSHRAIDDMKENTAIVERRNVLVQAELEELRNVLEQTERGRKLAEQELLDVSERVQLLHSQNTSLLNQKKKLEADTCQLQTEVEDAIQECRNAEEKAKKAITDAAMMAEELKKEQDTSAHLERMKKNMEQTIKDLQHRLDEAEQIAMKGGKKQVQKLEARVRELESEIEAEQKRSGESVKGIRKYERRIKELTYQTEEDRKNIARLQDLVDKLQLKVKAYKRAAEDAEEQASVHLGKFRKLQHELDEAAERADIAESQVNKMRAKSRETGPKKGFDEE; translated from the exons ATGGGGGATGCTGAGATGTCAGTATTTGGGGCTGCAGCTCCTTACCTGCGGAAGTCTGAGAGGGAACGCCTGGAAGCTCAGACTCGTCAATTCGACATGAAGAAGGAATGTTTTGTGCCAGATCCAGAAAAAGAGTTTGTTAAGGCCTCCATCACGAGCCGAGAGGGAGACAAAGTGACCGTTCAGACAGAGGCTGGAAAG ACTCTGACTTTTAAGGACAGTCAGATTCTGCAACAGAATCCTCCCAAGTTTGATAAGATTGAAGACATGGCTATGCTGACCTTCCTCCACGAGCCAGCCGTGCTGTTCAACCTGAAGGAGCGCTACGCTGCCTGGATGATCTAC ACGTACTCTGGACTTTTCTGTGTGACAGTCAATCCCTACAAGTGGCTGCCGGTATACAATCAGGAGGTGGTGATTGCCTATAGGGGCAAGAAGAGGAGTGAAGCTCCTCCTCACATCTTCTCCATCTCTGATAATGCATATCAGTACATGTTAGCAG ATCGAGAAAACCAGTCAATCCTGATCAC TGGAGAATCTGGAGCTGGAAAGACTGTGAACACCAAGAGGGTCATTCAGTACTTTGCCAGCATTGCAGCCAGTGGAGCCAAGAAGGACGCAGCTGCTCAAAACAAG GGAACTCTGGAGGATCAGATCATTCAGGCCAATCCGGCACTCGAGGCATTTGGAAATGCCAAGACCATTAGAAACGATAACTCATCTAGATTT GGTAAATTCATCAGAATCCATTTCGATACAAGAGGGAAACTGGCATCAGCCGACATTGAGACGT ATCTCCTGGAGAAATCTCGTGTGATCTTTCAGTTGAAGGCCGAGAGAGATTATCACATCTTCTACCAGATCTTATCAAACAAAAAACCTGAGATACTCG AGATGTTGCTGGTTACCCAAAACCCGTACGACTACTCCTTCATTTCTCAGGGAGAAACCACCGTTCCTTCTATCGATGATGCTGAGGAGTTAATGGCCACAGAT AATGCTTTTGATGTCCTGGGCTTCACACAAGAGGAGAAGAACTCTGTGTACAAGCTGACTGGAGCCATCATGCACTATGGGAACATGAAGTTTAAGCAGAAACAGCGTGAGGAGCAGGCCGAGGCTGATGGAACTGAAG ATGCCGACAAAGCAGCCTATCTAATGGGCCTAAACTCTGCTGACCTCATTAAAGGCCTGTGCCATCCCCGAGTGAAAGTAGGAAATGAGTGGGTGACCAAAGGACAGAACGTCCAGCAG GTGAACTACGCAGTGGGGGCACTGTCTAAAGCAGTGTATGAAAAGATGTTCCTCTGGATGGTGGTTAGAATCAACCAGTCTCTGGAGACAAAGCAGCCAAGGCAATACTTCATTGGCGTGCTGGACATTGCTGGCTTTGAGATCTTTGAT tttaaCACCTTTGAACAGCTCTGCATTAACTTTACCAATGAAAAATTGCAACAGTTTTTCAACCATCACATGTTTGTTCTGGAACAAGAGGAGTACAAAAAAGAAGGCATTGAATGGGAGTTCATTGACTTTGGGATGGACCTGCAGGCCTGCATTGATTTAATTGAGAAG CCTATGGGTATCATGTCCATCCTTGAAGAGGAATGCATGTTCCCCAAAGCCACAGACGCCACATTTAAAGCAAAGCTTTATGATAATCACCTGGGCAAATCCAGCAACTTCCAGAAGCCCCGGATTGTGAAGGGCAAAGCTGAGGCACACTTTGCCCTGGTTCATTACGCCGGCACTGTGGATTACAACATCAACAACTGGCTGGTGAAGAATAAGGATCCGCTAAATGAAACGGTAGTCGGACTTTATCAAAAGTCTTCACTGAAGCTGCTGTCATACCTGTTTGCACACTATGCCAGTGCAGACTCAG CTATGTCTGAAAGTTCTAGTGgcaaaaaggagaagaagaagaaagggtCATCTTTCCAGACAGTGTCTGCGCTTCACAGG GAAAATCTCAACAAGCTGATGACAAACCTGCGCTCGACCCATCCTCACTTTGTACGCTGCATCATCCCCAATGAGACCAAAACTCCTGGTGCAATGGACAACCCACTGGTTATGCACCAGCTGCGCTGTAATGGTGTTCTGGAAGGGATTCGGATTTGCAGGAAGGGCTTCCCCAACAGAATACTGTACGGAGACTTTAAACAGAG ATACCGCATCCTGAACCCAGCGGCCATCCCAGAGGGTCAATTCATCGACAGCAGGAAGGGAGCTGAGAAACTGCTGGGTTCGCTTGATATCGATATCCAGCAGTACAGGTTTGGGCATACAAAG GTGTTTTTTAAAGCAGGTCTGCTGGGTCAGCTGGAGGAAATGAGAGACGAGCGCCTGTCTAAAATTATCACAGGAATTCAAGCACGGTCTCGAGGCCTTCTCTCAAGAATTGAGTACCAGAAGATGGTGGAACGCAG GGATGCCTTACTTGTGATCCAGTGGAATGTGCGTGCCTTCATGGGCGTGAAGAACTGGCCTTGGATGAAGTTGTTTTTCAAGATTAAGCCATTACTGAGATCAGCTGAAGCGGAGAAGGAAATGGCCAACATGAAAGAGGAGTTCCTGAAGCTCAAAGAGGCGTATGCCAAGTCTGAATCTCGTAGAAAGGAGCTTGAAGAAAAAATGGTCTCTCTTCTCCAAGAGAAGAATGATCTTCAGCTTCAAGTTCAGGCG GAGCAGGACAATCTCTGTGATGCTGAAGAACGGTGTGAGGGGCTGATCAAGAACAAGATCCAAATGGAAGCCAAAATCAAAGAGCTGACTGAAAGactggaggatgaggaggagattAATGCAGAGCTAACAGCTAAGAAGAGAAAGCTGGAGGACGAGTGTTCTGAGCTCAAGAAAGACATAGATGATCTTGAGTTGACACTGGCTAAAGTAGAGAAGGAGAAACACGCCACAGAAAACAAG GTGAAGAATCTGACTGAAGAAATGGCAGCACTGGATGAAATCATAGCCAAGTTGACCAAGGAAAAAAAAGCTCTGCAGGAGGCTCATCAACAAGCCTTAGATGACCTACAGAGTGAGGAGGACAAAGTTAACTCCCTCACCAAAGCCAAAGTCAAACTGGAGCAGCAAGTGGATGAT TTAGAGGGATCTCTGGAGCAAGAGAAGAAGGTCCGAATGGATCTTGAAAGGGCAAAGCGAAAGCTAGAGGGAGACCTAAAGTTGACCCAAGAAAGCATAATGGACCTGGAAAATGACAAACAACAACTTGAGGAACGTCTTAAGAA GAAAGACTTTGAGATTGCGCAGCTCAACAGTAAAATCGAGGATGAGCAGGCCATGATTGCCCAGCTCCAGAAGAAGCTGAAAGAGCTACAG GCACgggtggaggagctggaggaggagctagAGGCAGAAAGAGCTGCCAGGGCTAAGGTGGAGAAGCAGAGGGCAGACCTGGCGCGAGAGCTGGAGGAGATCAGCGAGAGGCTGGAGGAGGCTGGGGGGGCGACAGCGGCCCAGATCGAGATGAACAagaagagagaggcagagttCCAGAAACTGCGCCGAGATCTGGAGGAGGCCACTCTGCATCATGAAGCCACAGCTGCTACCCTGAGGAAGAAGCAGGCTGACAGCGTGGCCGAGCTTGGAGAACAGATTGACAACTTGCAGAGGATCAAACAGAAactggagaaggagaagagcgAGCTGAAGCTGGAGCTGGATGACGTGGTTTCCAGCATGGAGCAGATTGTCAAGTCCAAA ACTAACCTGGAGAAGGTCAGCAGGACTCTGGAGGACCAGCTGAATGAATATCGGAACAAATGTGAGGAAAACCAAAGATCCCTGAATGATTTCTCCACTCAAAAGGCAAAGCTTCAGACGGAGAACG ATGAACTTTCAAGACAGTTAGAGGAAAAAGAATCTCTAATCTTTCAACTCACGCGAGGAAAACAGTCATACAGTCAGCAGCTGGAGGACCTAAAGAGGCAGCTAGAAGAGGAGATGAAg GCTAAGAACGCTTTGGCCCATGCAGTGCAGTCTGTTCGCCATGACTCTGACCTGCTGCGAGAGCAGTATGAGGAGGAGCAAGAGGCTAAAGCAGAGCTGCAGCGCAGTCTCTCTAAAGCTAATGCTGAGGTGGCTCAGTGGAGGACCAAGTATGAAACTGATGCCAtccagagaacagaggagcTAGAAGACGCCAA GAAGAAACTAGCTCAGCGTCTTCAGGATGCGGAAGAGGCTGTGGAAGCAGTCAACGCTAAATGTTCCTCTCTGGAGAAGACAAAACACCGGCTTCAAAATGAAATCGAAGATCTTATGGTGGATATGGAACGATCTAATGCAGCTGCTGCAGCTCTagacaaaaaacagagaaaCTTTGATAAG GTCCTGTCTGAGTGGAAACAGAAATATGAGGAATCTCAATGCGAGTTAGAGAGCTCTCAGAAGGAAGCCAGATCTCTGAGTACTGAACTCTTCAAGTTGAAGAACTCTTACGAGGAATCTTTGGATCATTTGGAGACACTTAAGAGGGAGAATAAGATTCTGCAAG AGGAAATAACAGATTTAACTGAGCAGCTAGGTGAGGGTGGGAAGACGGTCCACGAACTTGAGAAAGTCAGAAAACAGCTGGAGCAAGAAAAGGCTGAAATTCAAGCTGCTCTGGAGGAGGCAGAG GGATCTTTAGAGCATGAGGAGGGTAAAATCCTCAGAGCACAACTGGAATTCAACCAGATAAAGGCTGATATTGAACGCAAGCTGACCGAGAAGGATGAGGAGATGGAGCAGTCTAAAAGAAACTTACTTAGGACCATTGACACCCTGCAAAGCTCTCTGGAGGCGGAGACTCGCAGCAGGAACGAGGCTCTAAGAGTAAAGAAGAAGATGGAGGGGGATCTGAATGAGATGGAGATACAGCTAAGTCAGGCGAACAGGCAGGCAGCTGAGGCTCAGAAACAGCTCAAGAGCCTCCATGCTAACCTGAAG GACTGCCAGCTTCAGCTGGACGACTCTCACAGAGCCATCGATGATATGAAGGAGAACACTGCAATCGTAGAGAGACGTAACGTCCTGGTGCAGGCAGAACTGGAGGAGCTCAGAAATGTTCtagagcagacagagagagggcgCAAACTTGCAGAACAAGAACTGCTGGACGTCAGTGAGAGAGTGCAGCTCCTGCATTCCCAG AACACCAGCCTTCTGAACCAGAAGAAAAAACTAGAAGCAGACACCTGCCAGCTTCAGACAGAGGTGGAGGATGCCATACAGGAGTGCAGGAACGCTGAGGAGAAAGCCAAAAAGGCAATCACTGACGCAGCCATGATGGCAGAGGAGCTAAAAAAGGAGCAGGACACCAGTGCCCACCTGGAGCGCATGAAGAAGAACATGGAACAAACCATCAAAGACCTGCAGCACCGTCTAGATGAGGCGGAGCAGATTGCCATGAAGGGGGGCAAGAAGCAAGTGCAGAAGCTGGAGGCCAGA GTGAGAGAGCTGGAGAGTGAAATTGAAGCAGAACAGAAGAGAAGTGGCGAATCTGTGAAAGGAATTCGTAAATATGAGCGTCGCATTAAAGAGCTTACCTACCAG ACTGAAGAGGACCGGAAGAACATCGCCCGCCTCCAAGACTTGGTGGATAAACTGCAGCTTAAGGTTAAAGCATACAAGAGAGCTGCTGAAGACGCT GAGGAACAGGCCAGCGTTCATTTGGGAAAGTTCCGGAAACTGCAGCATGAGCTGGATGAAGCTGCAGAGAGGGCCGACATCGCTGAGTCGCAGGTCAACAAAATGCGCGCAAAGAGTCGGGAAACAGGCCCAAAG AAAGGATTTGATGAAGAGTGA